From the genome of Medicago truncatula cultivar Jemalong A17 chromosome 2, MtrunA17r5.0-ANR, whole genome shotgun sequence:
GGTGGGAATGGATCTTGTTGCACATATTACCACGCAACATGcaaagtttttcaaaatatcCTTTTTCAAAGTTGGTTtctttgttcttgtttttatttcacttttagTTTGATTGTTGCTCATTTTTGTTGCTGCACCATTCATATATGTTTTTGGGGGTAAGaattaaatatgtaaattttttaacaattgatATGCAAGTTTGTTGGAAAtttaaattttccatcttcatatTTTATTGCATTCCtggaaaacaaattttatttgaagCGTTGAAGTGTCATGCCGAAAAATGTGTACATTTATGATTGGTTTTGCTTCTTAGAAATGATGTATTTAAACTATCAATCAGAAAACCAGTATGTTTATATTTATCatgtgttttcttttatttgtctCTTAAATGTGCTTCATTTGAGGTTgtgtttagttatttattttagtatCGTTAGATGGTATTTTCTTTGTGCTGTCTCTGTTGTTCTAtccatttaatttaaataaaacaagttGTGTCCGGTGAGTACATCTTAATTTGGATTGCTTTGAGACAAAAGTTTTTCCATAACCAGAAGTTTACGTTCAGCGGAAAAGGAGGGTGAGAAAAGGAGTCACTAACTCAACATTATTTAGAAAAGAGTTGAGGGAAGCAGGATTGCATTCTCTTCTTGGAGGTTCTTCATCCACAGCTTCCTCAAATTCCGAACCCGATACTTTGTTGCAATCGTTTATTTTTAACCCAGTTGTAGGTGACGAAGCTTTGAGCGAACAATCTAGTTCTTCCATTGAAGCTGCCATAGTAAAAGATAGCTCGAAAGATGATTTCGTGGAAAGGTATGTATGTGGATATTATTGTTGGATTAAGATTTCCTTTGCTTTAGAAATGGATGCTAAGTTATAGGTGTTTTTGTAGGGTATAATAACTTTTATCATGTcgtaatattatattttaaaatctatTGAACATTTTGACAAGACACTGAAACatgataatatattatttacacCATCGGTATATAGATTACTTAACTCTTCTATATAAATGTATAGTACTGGATGCATGTGCCCGCTATTTACTCTGCATATACGTGATTATATTTGTGGACACTTTGTTTGAAATAACTAAATGATGAAATGTTGTATTCTTAGGAGTAATGTCTTGTTTTCATGTGACTTGAACTGTAATTGATCATTTATTTTTGAGCATCTTATCACACAGCTTCAAAGTATTTTCTTTTAATGATAGTATTTGGTATTTAGTCCAAAACATGTAGTCTGACAGTAGCTATGGTTACAGAAAACCACAAGTACAGCTGTCAGATGAGGATCGAGTAGAGAAGACCCGAAGGTTTGATTTCGTGCAAGGGCTGCTGATGTCTACAATTCTTGATGATGAGTTATGACTGCAATTGTAGCTGGTATACTATAATAGGAGCAGGAGCTGATCGCGAGGGAGGGAGTTCATTCGAGTGTTACAGAGTGGCAGTAGCTAGATCGGATAAATATGTAATGAATGTATTTATAGTTATGTTCATAGAATGCAGAGATGAAGAAACCTTTATCGAGTAAATATGTAATGAATGTATCTATTGTTAGGTCCATCTAATATGCACCTATTCAAATATGGGCCCTTATTTCAGCTGCTACACTAGACTGACATAATTGGCTAACATAAAAAAGACTCTGGTCCCTAAAAGCAGTGCATGCACCTGGTTTGGTCCCtaataaaatttattctaaCCCAACTGTGGACTCATTCTTAACACCATAACcatttttttcccctttatATCTCCTCATTCAAGCAATCCTATGTTTGTCTGAATAAATGGCTGTAACGCTGCGTTCGAAGTGTCAATCTAGATTCACCTCCATATACTTTACCTATCAACGATTGTTAATACCCAAACAAAGTTAAAGTTAACTGTTAAATGTTAATGATGTAGAATTTATATcgtattttttcaacaaaaaaaataaaaataagagcgATTTATTTAAATAGTAAACTTTTATCTTGTAAGTATAGTTCATATAGTAACTGTCAGGACATTTGATATGGTGTGACATGGATTCAAAGTTGTAATTCTCCACCTCTTAACATTTAGTTCATGTTtgtcaacaaaagaaaaaaaaattagcacatttgatttcattattagatggagaagaaaaagaaaatgactttAATAAGAAATGATTTTCTCATTTtaatttctcttatgttccCTCTCATTTTGTTACATTTTCATGGCCAAGATTAAACTCAACCATGTTGATTTGCATCAAAAAGTAATCTTTAAACTATCTCATGTCTTTTATTGCTTAAGGCATTCCAGGTATACCTGAAGAGATTCTTTCAAAAATCCTAAGACTACAAACCAATATGACTCCATCTTCAAACTATAATATAGAATCATTCCCTTGCAATATCTTAATATTTTAGACACAGATTTTAACAACTTGTCACTTTCCATTCCAATCAAAGGAAAACCGgttactatgtttttttttggttaccatGTATTATAGGTCGCAAAATAGAAAAATCAGATGtccaaataataatttaatatccCATTAATTTAGCCTATCAAGAATAAACCAGTAATACTGGAATTCTGTAGGATAATTACATCTCACAATAAGGATGTGAAAACTGAGGATTATAATGTACGTCATCATCTATACAAAACTAGGCATAAAGTGCCatgaaaaatatacattttcaagAGACAATTTGACCTTTTTCTACAGAAAAGCAAAAACTTGGTTAAAGGCCTTGCATCCCACTGAAAACTGAAGAACAAACCCTTTTTATCTGATTTTATGATAACACTTAAAAGTGATCCTTGCAAAGAAAATAACGGTATACAAGGTGAGACATCATAAGCTGGAACTTGGCTGCTTCAGCTTATTTATTAGAGAAAACTCTGCTCATCTACAATATGAATAGTTGGTACTAAAGAATTTGTAATCAGGATGGTTAACTTGCAATTGCCTAATCCAGTTGTCAGCAGCTCGCCTCAGAGAATTGGCTTTCTGATCTTCAGAATCCCCTTCAGGGTCCCAGACAGAAATTTTGAACTTGGTAAAAGCAAGGCCAAATATTGGTAGAGATAGCTTGGATGATATGTCCTTATCTTTTCTTGAACAATTTATCGTAGTTGGACCTGATTCAAATAACACGGTTATCATTGGCATCCTTACATATACTTGTCTGTTATTATGGATAGAAAAAAAAGGACAGCAAGACATACTTTGTAAAGGTGTTGACAGGGAATGGAAGGTTAGGAAACATGCGCCCAAATCCTGCAGTGTGGGACCGACAGGTATTCTATATATTGGATACCTACATAATATAAGAAGGAACAAATAATGTTAAATTAGTTATTATTATCATGTGCCAGTATTGTCAAATAGCGAATATAATGGCGCTATAGCGCCGCGGAATTCTACTGAACCACTACTATTCCGCAATACGCAATTTAGTACAAAGTTTTGACAGATAGTGGTATAATAGTGCTATAGCACTGTATCGTAGcgaaatttgaaaaaaacacaattttctgCAATCCACGATTGAAAACACTGTCATGTGCACTATCCAACATTAACAACGTCCTAATTAAAAGTATATGATAAACATACCAAGCTAATGAAACCCAACTTGAAGATGAAAGATCACAGCTCCGGTAGGTCTTCAAATCAGGAAATTGCTTAGCAAGATCATGAATCTAAGgcaaaaatcataaatcttcGTCATGATTAGAAAGCAACATAATCTAAAAGTGGAACTGAACCAAAGGACAATGTTCTTACCTTATCCACTAATGGTTCACGATTATAAGGTGATTCATGCTCAAAGTATTCGTATACAAGCTGACCAAGTGCACTGCAGCTTCCATTCTCATCACTTGATGAACCTGTGAAAGGTTTACTTGCAAGTGAAAGTCTTTCCAGACCAAGGTTGCTTGCATCTGATAAGTTAGGAAGGTTTGAACTGCCATTAACTACACTTTTAGATCCTCTTTCATGATGATAGCCACTGCTGCTGTCGCTGCTCGTGTCTCTAGCTGATTCAGAGTCACTCTCCTTACTGGGTTTCCTGTAATAACATGGAAAAGTTAATGAATCTGTTGTGTAGATGCACTAAAAGAGTTCATGGAAAAGGCTTGGATATAGGTGTCTATCAGTTAAAATTGGATAAAAACAGACGAGGGAAATGATAGAGTACTGCATGGTACATATTACTAGCATGTATATGATTTGGTTTTCATTATAAAGTTATGGGTTAAACATGTATCCTACTAAGTGTCATTTAGAGTTTGCAAGCAATATCAAGTCTATGAGCAATAGGACAAACTAGATTCAGAAAAACTTCTGGTGGCTGGTGACCATCTTACTAACAGTTAGTGTGATCTACAAGTTATATCAGCAATCTGCAGTTCTGTAAACATTATAGATGATttgttgaatttaaattttatgtatTGCAAGTGTAAACAAACTTCACACATTCATCCAGACATGTTGTAATACATCATTAGATGAACTAGTTTTACATGGATAGTACGTCAAAACTAAACTCTAATTAGTGTATAGGCCATCCGGTCTTGCAAGTTAGAGGATCAATTATCCGAGTATGTGTACAGCTGACGATGGATCAGTAACAGACAGCATCAGAAGTAACAATCACTCTTTTTTATTCACATGACTTGGGTAGGCAACAATCTATAATCTAGTAATATAATACTAAGTTTAAATCAGAGGAAAATCTTCTAGTCTGCAATTCTGA
Proteins encoded in this window:
- the LOC11417129 gene encoding uncharacterized protein; the encoded protein is MSVSGGAVIVGRRNTRHHVENRFYCPPALRKQRQQQQQEQEQQEEHELTLIENNNTPCSSSDNSVSSTSIETTVDAASNLCRFLEHTTPHVPAHSFPLKSKRRWKTVEPELQPYFVLGDLWESFKEWSVYGAGVPLVLSGNESVKQYYNVSLSAIQLYIDPSKPSLRLRKPSKESDSESARDTSSDSSSGYHHERGSKSVVNGSSNLPNLSDASNLGLERLSLASKPFTGSSSDENGSCSALGQLVYEYFEHESPYNREPLVDKIHDLAKQFPDLKTYRSCDLSSSSWVSLAWYPIYRIPVGPTLQDLGACFLTFHSLSTPLQSPTTINCSRKDKDISSKLSLPIFGLAFTKFKISVWDPEGDSEDQKANSLRRAADNWIRQLQVNHPDYKFFSTNYSYCR
- the LOC11433101 gene encoding protein DEHYDRATION-INDUCED 19 homolog 4, which translates into the protein MDSDSWISSRLSNSSRRYYSRSDLFLGGNDDAEPGGGDDLRAEYLCPFCAEDYDVVSLCCHIDEEHPLQANTGVCPACGQKVGMDLVAHITTQHAKFFKVQRKRRVRKGVTNSTLFRKELREAGLHSLLGGSSSTASSNSEPDTLLQSFIFNPVVGDEALSEQSSSSIEAAIVKDSSKDDFVERKPQVQLSDEDRVEKTRRFDFVQGLLMSTILDDEL